Within Anopheles ziemanni chromosome 2, idAnoZiCoDA_A2_x.2, whole genome shotgun sequence, the genomic segment CTTTCTAACCCATGCGCGTTCGGATAACTATGGGAGCGCTATAGTGGCTCCGCTCTGGCACAGTGGGAGACAACACGCTACAGCTGGTTTTCTCGCTCGCTCCTCGAGGTGATCGGGTGAAATATGTTTGTCTCGTACCCTCTTGGTGGGTTTCGCATGCGCGAGCGAGACGGATTGATTTTCGGTGCATGGTTACCTCCTGCAAACCTGCGACCCTGGTGGTAGAGCAACATTTCTTTCTGGTTTTGGAAACTGCGACGACCCCGAGAAATCCGCTTAACAAGCTACATTTTCGGGTTCGGATACCAGGGTACCAGGAGCGCGTCTCGAAGGCGTAGGTAGCTCAAACCGCTGTGGCGTGGTGTACGTCATCGCTAGAGCTGTATGTGACAACCCGATGGTCGGTCACGAGTGTTTTCACGATATATTACAACATTTCGTACCAGGAGACAAGGAACAGAAGGAGGTAGCATATGACGGATCGAAATCGAAATGACAACAGAACGCTGACGCTGGTTGGATGTTTATTCACGATGTTTTAAACAGTCGATCGTAGAAATTTAACGCtgagtgtttattttccatcattaACGTACTGTACATGGGTTCACACACTTTTCGGAGccgaaaaataattgtttatcgttttgtaatgttgctggtggtggagATATTTTAGTTGACGGCTGCACACCCTGGTCATCTGTGTTTCTCCACCTCGTGTCCTTCCTCAGCCGGGGTTCTCGGCTCCGGTGCATGGTCCGTCTCCATGGTTACAGCACCAGCAGGCGGAAGATTCCGACTTCCTTCGACAAGAAGCTTCTGTTGCTGTTCGGCAGATTTTTGCCCttcctcctgctgctgcttttcgGCCAACGTCAGTGCGATCGCTTTTTCACGGCGCGATTTGATGCGGATTTTGTGGCCGCAACAGTCGCGGTTCTCCTGGTAgcactttttcctgcagcACATCTTGCAAAGTCTGTGGTCACATTTTAACCCCTAAAACGACAGTACAAACAGAAGGAATTAGTTTTCTTATTAACGCTTCAAACCAAACGCGTGGTTAGTTTTACCATCGGATTGGTGCATTTTGGTGATTCATTGTTGCACAACTCCTCGAACCGCCGGCGCCGAGCGTTTTTGTCCACACTAGGAGGGGCCTGCATCAGGATAACCGTGTCCGCCCCTTCGTCAATCGAGGACGAAACGTCGTCTTCGccctcctcctcttcgtcGCCGTCGGCAATCGTCTTTCCATCGTCCCCGTTGTTCCCAGCAGCATTTCGAGCGGCGTTTCTGAGTGCACGGTTCTTGTTCTTTGGTCGACGCTGCACGCGGCGCATCTTTTTCATACGCTTGCGCGATATCTCGTTGCCGTGGGCGTCGAAAAATTGGCGCTTTTCGCGAGTAGGATCTTCCGCCAGGCGGCGCGCTTCGGCCAGCTTCTGCCGGTGCACTTCCGGTGGGGCGCGCATGTACGGCTGACAGAGCCATGGCGGCAGGTGTAGATTCTGGTCCGTACCGGGGTCATCGGCGACAGCTTTATCCTCCTCGTTTTCGGGTTCGTCTCCCGTCCAGACTTTCTTGCCCTCGTGGAAGGGCAggtatttttcttccagctGCGATGCGACCGAGCGGAATTCGGGCACTGAATGGCAAATAGCGAGCTGCTCCCGCAACGCGGTGTTTGATTTCAGGTGTAacctttaaagaaaataaaagacagaaagaaaacaattaagTACATGAATATTGGAAGCGTTTGTACATAGTGCACATTTGCTTTTAATTAAGCTGTCCAATAGAAttaaagatttaattttttttaaattaaagaaacatCCAGTAAGCCATGAAACGCACGTAGCGACACACTTTTATAGTGAACGCTGAACAGTATAATTGTAGACGACCATAAGCTTATTTGACTGTGTAGCTATCTCAATAACGTGGGGTATTTCCTCCCGCCAGTACAACTAGAGCACCATTGACGAAAATAGGTCCTTGTCAAGCAAGCACTGCATATAATCCACAAGATCTGAACATGAGTTTGTTGATAAATAATGTGGGCCGATCCCGGCGGTACTGCAATACCGGGCCAACCCGTGGAAGAAGTGGAGCAAGCCCCGAACTTTCTTCCCCTTTCCAAAAATCAGTTTAACATTTGTTGTCTCCCTATGGGAGAGCTATCAGATGTTAAGCTGATAAGAACAGATACTACACTTTGATCTTAGCCTTTAGGCCGAGAAGCGATAACCAGAAAACGCTTCCAACCGACTACCCCACCAAACGTCACCATGCTGCTCTAGCGATGCACAACTATACACACTTCGAACGTACAATGCATACTATGTTTTTGCTTCGCTTTCTATCACCGAGTTTCGAAAAGACACATTCCTCACTCGAAAAAGGTATGCTTGCAAATCATTTTCCACATTCACCAGTAAACAGCACCGCAATTGCTATGTTTTCTCCGTTTTAGCAATATCATTTCGCCAAAAGAATGCTCCATTCGTGCCGGCATCAACATGACGTCACACTCGGATGAAAATGCCGGCTGTCAGTTTACGATATTAGACGGAACCCTACAACAGTGCACATGGTTTCATTCGTTGGATTGTCTGTGTTCAGTTCACttggttcagttcttcaaccaaccgtttgaaaatataggaaaaaaaattaaattcgttccaaaaaaaaaaggtttagaGTTACGTCAACTAGATTTACGTACTATAGTGGTTTTACGTTACTTACAGGTGATggaaaattttgaacaaatgtCCCCGAATGTAGGAAATCGGGGCCGGGTACTGTTCGACCAAATCCAGATACTCGTGTGCCATGCTCCAGGCGGTCGGGTTTACGCCCTCGAACAGGGCCGGATTGTGCAGGTTACCCTCGGCGGTCATCACTCCGTTCACCCCCGTCTCCGCGATGCACCGTTCCACGTCGTGCACGGACATGATGTTACCGTTGGAGAAGATCGGTACGCTTAGCTCCTGCCGCAAAACGCTCACGTACTTCCAGTCGGCCATCCCCGTCAGCGGACCCTTTTGCTCGCGCGTTCGACCGTGCACGGTCAGCAGTTGGGCTCCGGCGTCCTGCAGCATTCGGGCGTATCGAATCGTTTTAGACATATCCTCGAAGATACGTATCTTGCACGTGACCGGTATGGCCAGATTGCGATGGAGGGTGCTTACtgcaaacgggaaaaaacacgaaaacaagATTACCCATTACTGTGTGTGGCCTTCAGGAGGTGTGGAAAATACGGCCCTTTGTGTGGGGGGTTACACCGTTTATAACGAAAACGACACTACAAAAGAAACAGTAAACCGCCCCAAGTGAAATTTACTTCCCTTATCAGCAATGCGAGGGTGGCGCTCCGAAGGCTAACGAGTATTAACGAATAACAAACACGTTTTCTCCCACTTCCCGTGTTGCCTAATCTGTTGCGCTCAAGGTAAAAATAGGGAAAAGTATTTCGGCGTACCCTACCGGCTCCCGTTAATGAACAAAGGTACTCTCGCTAGAGTTTCCTAGCAGCCAGTACCCTCTCTCAAGGATATTCCTATTGCCATTTCCTTACTGCAAGGTACGGCAAGGTACGAAAGGTAGAAGAAAAAGGTTTTCCTCATCCCAAAAAACTAGCTTCTTCTTTCTGGACTGGCGTTGGTCGCCTggggttatttttattcaaaagaaaatcctACACCGTAATGTAGCGGACGGcctcttttcttattttctgtttCTAAAACACTACGTTGCCGAGGAAGGAAATATATTTGGGGTTTATGGTTGATAAATGTGTCGTACCGAAAATATCCCTCGCATCCAGGGGGCCCTACCTTCCGGTAATGAGAATCAAACAATTGAATTGGACTGGTTTTCCCTCTCTAGGGCTTTGTTTGCAGCAAACGGTACGCAAATGGATAGGTGAGGAAAACAAGAAGGTAGATCAGTACAGGTCGGATATTTTTGGCATTTTTTATAACAAATATTGTTTCTACGGGAATAATTGTCAACCAGGAAAGGAAATTGTACACTTTCCGATTGGTATGCTTGTTCTCTGTTCTACAGCAAAATCGACTCCAAAACTATAGCAGATGagatattatttttcctctttccgcATACGCTCTTGGCTTTCGAGGTAAGGATTTGCTCCTTTTTCAATAAAGCAAGATGGTGCACCTACAGTGTGAGCCCATCGAGCACACACacccatgcaaaaaaaaaaggaaaaactttctcAGGTGCTAGATGACATCGTAACCTACAAACAAGAATTCGCGCCAAATGATTCAATCCACTTTACTACGACGATGAAGCGGTTCTTTTACGATTAACCTCTTTGCCGGCAAACCGGCGATTTTATCCCTAGGAGGGGAAGAGAAGGAGAAAGggtaattccaaccatgttgatgccgatgctgctgctgcatgtaACGTCGAACATGATTCAGGACAGGACAGGAACTGGTTGATGGAGAGTGAGGGTTTTCCCATGTCGGGCATGTCGCTCTCTGCTTTTACATTGTCGGCCGCTTAAAGTACATTCGTCGTAACTGCAACAGGTACTACAAGCACAGGCGCACCCACAGACGGGAACATAAGTTGTGTTTCATCGTGTTCATGTGCATTTCACCAGGATTTTCCTTCTCACATCCTTGGTCCACCAGCATGGTAAAAGCGGCTGAAAAGATGTTATCCTGGTACCGATGACAGTCAATTTATCGTACATATGCTTGCATTGTTGAGTAAAATCAGACCGCACGATCTATCTTTAAGCGGAACGTGTGTTGTTCGTTAGTGTCGCTGGTGAACTCACTTCAGTTCATTGAACACGAAATTTCGTTGCATGTGGTGTCCATCAAATAGCCGCAAAGGATGCCGCAATGGATACGACACGTACGACGAAATCGTCAAACATTATTCAACAATTACTGCGGTACCAATATCAGCATATTCCTTTGCTTATAATTCGCAAATGCAAAGCTTCCGCCGGTCATAAAAACAGAAAGGTTTTCTTTCTCAGCGTGTGTCCCTAAAATCCAATCAAACAGTGCTTCCCCCTCCCCTCGTCCAAAAGTGATTGCACGTGACACGTGATGGTCTCCCGCTTCGACGTGCTTCTTCCGTTGTGGGACCACAGCACCATCGTGCGTTGGATGCTGCTTTTCCTGCTTCCATCCCGTTTGTTACCTATTTCGCGCAGCAGCTCCCATTCGTCCTGGAGGAAGGCCCCGTAGTGGCCCCGCTTGGCGATGGCCTGCGGGCAACCGAGGTTGATATCGATCGCGTCGCAGTGATCCTGTGCGAGTAGGGCCGCCTCGAGCATAATCTTCGGATCGTTGCCGcagaactaaaaaaaaagggaaacataaaTGAAAACTAAGTTAACACGGGACACGAGATGAACGTTCGCAACGGAACGGTTCGCGAACGAATAAAGGGAAAGAAGCAAGCCCCACGAAACCAATGGAgatgatttttcagttaaaaaTAGCATCACGTGCCAAGGGTTAAGCTGAacaagcagcagaagcagcaggacACCCGTGAGCCGCGTGACACTGCCGCGTGTAATTAAATgtcaacattttaattaaccGTTTCTCCATCGTTCGTATCGGGACGATGCGCAGTAAACCGAAGGCGAACAGTTCTTGGATACCTGAATAATAAGCGGTCGATCTTCCGGACACGTTTGCAGCGAATCTTTCCGATACTTCGGGTCCTTCGAGAAGCAGCTGCTGTGGAACATTGGGGAGTAGCAGAGCTGGGCCCCGTGCCGGCGGCTCAACAGACGCCAGGCCAGCTCACTCGCGTCCACCATCGGGGCGACGACGTAGCGGGGCGAGCGCAAAATTTTCTCGTAGAACTCAAATCCACCCAGCTTCCGGCTCGGTGGTTCGGTTGCCGTCGTGTCCATCGTGCCGGtgggttgttgctgctgaccCGTCTTTGGTTCGGCCGGGGTTTGTACGGTGCTATCGTCGCTAGTTACCATGGTGCGCCACTTGACGGATTTGTCGggcgtgaaataaaaaaaacgagcgGTAAATTGCGACCCTTTCCGATGCGAAGTGTCAAATTGGATGGTCCTTCTTTTTCCGTATCGTTTAATTTTGGCCGTGCCTCAAAGAACGCTGACGGTACCAGTTGTAATGTGTGTGGTGGTTGACGTTGTTTTCACTTCTGCTGGATATgcttgcgtttttatatggaatctaaaagtagaataaaaaagaaaaagccacATTACAATACTGATGGGAGGCAGAAGCACAATTTCAACGTGACGAGGGTTTAATTAAAACTGACTGTTGATCAAACGGGAACGTACTCCGAGCAGCATTGTGTTCCGTTGGCGGAAAGATTGTCCGTTGTAGTTGATTTTTGGTCGGTTTCTATCAAAGAATCCTCTTCCCATGGACCACACTGTCGCCCCTTCGGCACAACCCTCCCAAACCCGGGACCCAGATACGACTGATTTATAATCAATTTTTCAGCATAAATAAAGGGGGGAGTTAATTCTAAGGCGATTTTTCTACCACCcgccacaccaccaccaccaacggccGGATGGGACTAATTTAAtgaatttcttcattttgaaATCCGCCTTCACAACATCACAACCACCAACATGCCCCCCAGCGCTTTGataaatagaaaattaacCCGGAAGAAAACTTCGCCCAAGCGAGGCGAAGTAAGCAAGGTTAGGTTATACGAGAATGTAAAAAGCTCGGCACAAACTGCGATTGAATAGTATGGACAGCTgtaaaaaccccttttgccGCATCGTTTCTTATTCCGTTTTCGATTCAGAGGTCGCTTGCCACGGAAAGGATTCCATATCAAAACTCTTCGCGCGTGCGAAAACGGTTGTTCCGGTATGATCCGGTGTGCGTTTCGAACGAGTTGGCCTCCGTTCCGTCCTTCGGTTTGTGGGGGATAGGGGTTTCCTTCGGGCTGAGGTTTGCAGAtggagattttcttttcacgcACAAACGTGCCCTTCCGTGCTTCGGCCTCGGGAAGTGGGGGTAGCAAGGATCGACGGGTTGGTTCTACCCCCAAGGTTCACGGAGTGGGCCGGAGTGGGCAACCGTAAGCCACATTTAACTGGACGGTCTCTGGCGttagttcgttcgttcgttcgctcgtttgTTTCGCTTCGTCCGCTTGGGTGTTATGTGTTGGCGCCTGAAGCGACATAATCCTGTTCCAACACTTCCGCTACTCCTGTGTcctggggtgtgtgtgtgtgtggaaggtTGGTAAAAGATTACTTTCTTTCGGTTTTCTTTCACCCCGAAGGCGTGTGTAGCGTGAAAGAGTAGCTTTGGGTCCGACCCGTCACGGAAGTGTTGGTTGCTGTCCGTGCgccgatgtgtgtgtgtgtgtgtgtgtgtgtgtgtgtgtgtgtgtgtgtgtgtgtttgtgtattgtGCAAACGAGAGAAGTTGGGAGGGAACCTTGAAGTTGAATGAACGCACGGATCGTGCCTTAGGACCCATGGCTGCCTTTGAAGCAAAGAAATTACATCCTTTCATCACACTTTCCCAACGCCGAAAGGATGGCAGATTCCGGCGTCCAGTTTATCTGGATGATCGTGGGATGAAAAGCCCAGCCCGTCCCGTGGCGGGCTTTCTCCGTGGGATCGGTTTCTGCTTTCCTCCCGGACACTAggaaaaagcattctaggaagcaagaacagaaaaaaaccaacaccgtCAAGCACCTAAACTCCCGACGAGTGTGATGTTGAACTCCGAGAGGGTTAATTTAATCCATCGTGTTGGACGGAAAAtgtcgtttttcttctatACGCTGCGTGACAGAAAAGTAGGCGATAGGGAGCAGTTTCCCTACCGAAGGGAGCCGAACAACGCGAACCGAATATtagtgaaaaaaggaaagaaacctGCCTCAAGCCGTAAGACGCAAGCTTAAGCAAGCGTTTTGAACAGGTTGAATGAATTATTATCGAACCGGACGGTGGATTATCAATCTGACGGGCGGAGTTTTTGCCTCAGGCGGGAAGATAATTTTGAATAATGAATCCGGATTAAAATGGACGTAATTTGCGCTTCACTCAAACTTATCCTTAGCCGATTTCCTTGGCGTGGGGTGCAGCAGGGTAAGCTTTTTCTCGCGAAAGCAATCAGCTTTATATTCTGCGTCGTGTGCTGTGTTGGTGGCCGGCAAGGTATGAAAATGGTAGGTAGGGTGTTGCGAATTCGTTCATTCCGTTCTAATCTGTTTACAcataattgaattttcattccactACGATGCCTTTCCCGACGATTTTCTCACCTTGCTCCGGCGTTATACGTTGTGCCACTAGCTTTTGCTTAATAAAACAACAAGGTGCCACTCTTTCCTTGGTACGGCGTTTCGCCACTCGCGTTGGCACCGTTTGCAAGAAGTGCCAGTTATTGCTGTGTTGGTCAGATTTGCTCCTTCCCCAATGTCGCTTCGGTTCGATATAATTGTTTGGACTAATTTTTATACTTTCCTGCAGCACGGACAGGGACAAGTCCAATGCTGTCGTCATCGGAAAGGCCATTCTGAGATGAATGTGTTTTTTGAACGTACTCTTTTGTATCCAAGCTGCCCTTGGATCGAAGCCTACTGCTTGCTCAATTGCTGTGTCTTTTTCGAGGGTCGTCCCCTTTTGGCCTATTTTTTTGTCTCCAGCTGGTCGTGGCATAGTGCCAACTGGTCAGAGGATGGAAGTCGCCTAATGGAGGCCGAGGTCAGTCGCCACGAGAGAGATACTGCAGTACTCATTAGTGTTCGGATGCGTCGCATTGTGCAGCAAATTGCGCTCTGCAGCCAGCAAAGCCATTTGCTCGGAGGTGACGGTTTTACTTAGGAAATCCCTGGTCCATATCAAACGAAAGCGTCGCGCGAGGAAACCCAAGATTGGAAAcgaataaaacataacaacGTGCATACGGACGCATGAAGGCGACATATGCGTGAAATGTTCCATCGAGTAGGCAataacgaaaaggaaaaaataaagtaaaataaaccattacCATAAACCGCACATGCTTCCGCACAAACCGTAGTCGATGCAGAgtatcataaaaataaaaaaaagaaggcgaGGCCTCTCGCAAAGGCCATTACCAGGAGAGTCCTTAAATCTTCAGTCGACTTCGGAATTGTTGTTTGGCACACACGAACACATACATATACTTAAACACAATGGGATGTGGTATCAGGAAAGAGCAACCGTTCGGCTCCCGAAACGCTTTTGAAGGCCACTTCGCAAATACACGTGCAACGACTAAGCGCGGCGCCATCTTAGTTCTCCGGAAGCCGCTATCGGTTTGAATACCTTTGGGGCCCTTTAAGATGGTCGCAATGGCGACCGTTCGGGACAAGAAAAAGTAATATCGAAAAGGAGCGAGGATTTGGTGTATTGTTGTTTTAAGCTcagaagttttttttactgaaatTTCAAGTTGACATAAATAACTTCAAAAATTATTTCgccaaaaattcaaatgaatcACTAAATTCAAATCCTGTCACTAAAATATGGCATTATATTAAAGTCGATTGTCTAATGGACTGTCCTGATCATGCATCAGAGCCCATCAACATCCTTCCGTTACTACTTCCGACAAAACTTCCTTTCCCCTTGGACACAGCCTGAAAGGCGTAAGGAGAATGCAAAAGTTTGTATAGTAGGAAAATTTGGAACGAATACAAATTATGACATAACTTTTCCTCCTTCCGAGCCCAACACTGGTGCGGACTTTCCCCTCGATATGCCGTTTGTTATCTGCATTGCATTGTACCAACATACAGATGgcctttttatttacatttttctttgcttactTCTCAGCACATAAGATCCGCGCCGGGACGACGGATGATTGTCGACGGGTTGATGTTAAATGACGGCGTCCATTTTTCTGTGCACCCCCCGCCCTCCCCCCGTTCACCCACTTTTTCTCGGTAAGCACGACAACGTCCGCGGAAAAGCGGCACCGCTTTCTCGGGGGAAATCTTCGAGCCGTCCAACGGCCCCCAAACGGAGTAAAACGGAGTATGCCGGGACGACGTCGGCGCGGCAATGAAcgactgatgatgatgggccGCGCTGGAGATGGCCAAACGACCCTCCGGGGGATGTCACCGGAGTGTGCCCTATTGTGGGAGCGTGTTGACGGCTTTTGCTTGGGCGACGCATTTCTTGCCGGTCAAACGTAAACGTGACGACTTTGACGGAgaataaaatgcaaaatggCGGTGTCAACAGTGATGCAAATTGTGTACCGCAAACTCAGTCCTTGGAATAGCTACACAAACCTCTAAAAGGTGTGGGTACAATGTGAAGGTTAGATGGTTTTTTGCCTACAACTAACCGGTGAATTGAGTCCTTAAAGAAGCATTCTTATCTTCTAACACACAGTTTGATCGCTTATTCAACGAGCAAGGAAGATACattattttctctttcaatATATATAAACAAGCATAAATTATCACTACAGGCAAGTTCCAAAgctgaaataattttataactACAGCGTTCAAACCCGTTTTGAAATAATGTGCTAAGTTTGCTTAAATTAAGCAAAGAATGCCAACATTTATTgtatttcattgcaattttttttggctttttaTGAGCCACGTACATCACTCTCCTCGTCCTTTTAAATCTCTAAACATGTTTCTATCATCTCGACCCAAcatttatgtaaaaaaaattaaaaaatgcctTTCAAGTAATGCGTTCAAAAATTGGGGTATGAAAATCTCTTTAATGGTAAACTAGAACTACAATTTTCAAGCAACAGTAAACCAAAAACCTAATGTGAGATTAGTGTGTTTCTATCATTCTATGGAAAGGAGAAGAATTGCCCCACACATCAACGTTGTGCCGGGTTGTTTGGCAACGTGTCAGCAAAGAGGTGCCAACACTTGAATCAAGCGCAGGATTTCATCGAACGGCGTGTGAACCTTTGGGGATGTCATACTTCATTCCAGAACGCCTGAAGCACAGATTCGCGAAGCTCACTATTTGTTGCTTCGCGCGATGCACTGATTGTGCTGCACGATTGTTTCCGATTTTCCCGGGCAGGCCAATAGTCGGGCCGCTCTATTGACGAACCCACACATTGGACTCTCGCGTTTTCTGGCGTCAGTACGATACGACGCAGTGATGATTGGTGTCCTTTTTTGGTACGATAGAAACGCTAGAACCATCGGATTGTCGTTTGTCATGAAAAGAGCATCGTTCTGCCCTCGGACAtcgtcctttttttgttggtgctGCCCCCCGATACAACTGTTGATGTGACCAcagaaacgaaagcaaatcaTTATCATGCCGGAAGGCCGCAAACAAGCGGATGAAAGAGCGGTGCTTATCGGTTCATGCAAGGCTTTCTAAACCGCTGTTTAAACTTGCctggaattcccggtggcgggaacgggaaaaagtagcccagattcgacaaaatatccagcgggaacgagcttattcgtccgatctgtcaaagtgaagctttgtttacgttttagtttgtttacgtgatctaaattggcggcaggtaaaagtggaattgtgagtcattatcaaatataaagtttatgaatggtgttgttgagttcctcctccaaaattttgcgtcgaagactactcgcattttggtttctctccaacaacatcggccgcatccatatacgttgcccataccgacgttgttgtagcaagcgaatgaaacttttcatgaaacgtttcaattaagcaaatgcgtccgttcccgccgggtcgtagtttcgcgttttttaaacatagcgggaacgaaatccgtttttttcatatggagtttcccgtcgtccagcgggattcccgctggacggcgggaatattcgtgcgaataccgctgtgtctagccgtcgcttaAGCTTTGCCTTGGTAGTGATGTTGGTTCAAAGGTGAGTAAGTAAAGTGAGCTCTTTGGGAAAATGTATTCCGCTTCCTGTAGCTTTGGGAATATTTTATGTCAAGCACGGTAAAGCTCATCCCCCTATCGAAAGGGCCAACGGAAAGTAGAAACGGTTAACCAATCTCAAATCAAACTCTTCGCTTCTTCTCGATGGTGGaataatattttccttccctttcctcGACAACTACAGAATCCGTTTGTCGTCCGCAAACAACGGATATTCTCTCCTCCCACTCTCCTCTTTCCCCCCCGAAGGCAATTCAATAAATCATCCTTTACTGACACGCCATAATGCAAGCCATCAACCCATGGAGCAAAAGCTACCGCATCCAATGATCCGATGGCCAGCCGATGTTCGTTCCGCGGGTCCCCATCGGCAGGAAATCGAATGCGGCGTGGAAATGAGGCAAGTTGCGTCTAGAGGAGTCCACGCCAGAGGCAGCCTCGTACCAAAAATAGCCCATTAAAGCGTTCACCCACAAACACGCTGACgtagaagaaaatgaaatgctAGATCTGGCTTttctcgggttttttttttctctcttgtgAGTGGGTGCGAGTGTATGTAAGGGGAGGATGGTTTCAATGAAAGAAAAGCAGAAGCAGAAgccattttggaaaaaaaaacatagttcTTTCTGTGCTGTACGATCCTTCAGTGTGAAAGAACTCGTAATCTGCCGTCGAGGAAGTTTGTTCAGGAATTGTGTGAACAAGCAACCGGAGGGAACTCATTTTCACTATCGATTAcgtagttttatttcttcccgcAATTCACTAGACATCGAGAGCTATGACAagacatttcattttttaaattgttcaattttttattaaaattgaaaacttttttttttaattcaccaaaataaattttaataaaccaAAAGCATTGGTCAAGTCTGTTGAATTTCCTCCCTGGACAACCTAGGAAAAGAAGTCATTATTTCGACACTCAGTCAcagcgggaacgggaaaagttTTGATGGCAGAAAAAGTGAATCACAATAAATTATCCGCGGGCACTTCCGCGGCGCGGAGCTGAGTGAGTAATCGAAATACAACCAAAAGCTCACGGAATCGCGGCCCTCGAGCCCGAATAAGTTGAGCGAATAATTTTGCCACTAACGATTTAATTACCCATACTTAAGCACGCACTTTGCACGAGAAGTGGTAAGTTTGGAGATAATGAAGGAAAATTCATCATTTTCTACCCACCCTCGAAGCGAACGAACTTCGTGGGTTTCCATCAAAATGGCTTCTCTAAACTTTGCGAAACCAAAATTGAGTCAATGAACTTCCGCTCGTCAGGTCATCCCCATTTTCTCACCCTGctagaaataaagaaaaacaaatgggaGGATGCTGGGTGGGACGACTCCGGCCGCACACAGGGGCCACACCCCGTCTGTTCACCTTCTCTTGACAAAAGTGTCAATAAATCGGAAATAAAATCACTTACCGAGGGCAAACTTTGGCCCGAAGTTTGTCCTAGCGAGTTTTTCCGGAAAGAGCTTTCAAAAAAGCAAGCATCCATAGAGCCCCACCCACCATCCTGCCATCGAACGGATGTGTAAGCGCAGACAGAAACAAGCTCAATTTTTGTCTCCATTCCGAACGTCACCGGAAGTGAACCAATCGCAAAATGGTGAGGGAAGGGAGTGATGGTATGtctttgtgtgtgtcttttgTGACTTTTCTTCCTAGTCCATCACATTTCTTCCCACGTTGTTGCTGGACGCGCACGACGGGCAGCACAAAACATGCCACTTCCGGTGGCTAAACAAATATGACTCTGAAGGGATGAagaaggg encodes:
- the LOC131293437 gene encoding tRNA-dihydrouridine(16/17) synthase [NAD(P)(+)]-like, producing the protein MVTSDDSTVQTPAEPKTGQQQQPTGTMDTTATEPPSRKLGGFEFYEKILRSPRYVVAPMVDASELAWRLLSRRHGAQLCYSPMFHSSCFSKDPKYRKDSLQTCPEDRPLIIQFCGNDPKIMLEAALLAQDHCDAIDINLGCPQAIAKRGHYGAFLQDEWELLREIVSTLHRNLAIPVTCKIRIFEDMSKTIRYARMLQDAGAQLLTVHGRTREQKGPLTGMADWKYVSVLRQELSVPIFSNGNIMSVHDVERCIAETGVNGVMTAEGNLHNPALFEGVNPTAWSMAHEYLDLVEQYPAPISYIRGHLFKIFHHLLHLKSNTALREQLAICHSVPEFRSVASQLEEKYLPFHEGKKVWTGDEPENEEDKAVADDPGTDQNLHLPPWLCQPYMRAPPEVHRQKLAEARRLAEDPTREKRQFFDAHGNEISRKRMKKMRRVQRRPKNKNRALRNAARNAAGNNGDDGKTIADGDEEEEGEDDVSSSIDEGADTVILMQAPPSVDKNARRRRFEELCNNESPKCTNPMGLKCDHRLCKMCCRKKCYQENRDCCGHKIRIKSRREKAIALTLAEKQQQEEGQKSAEQQQKLLVEGSRNLPPAGAVTMETDHAPEPRTPAEEGHEVEKHR